Genomic segment of Lagopus muta isolate bLagMut1 chromosome 3, bLagMut1 primary, whole genome shotgun sequence:
GTTTTTGTGCAAGGTACAAAGTAGGAGCCTATGAAAACAGGAGAGAGGACTATCTGCTTTTACAGGGAAGGTTACAAGAAGGTAATTGATACTGCAGGACAAAATGTTTGTGTATTCGGAGTGAAGGAGGAGAGAAACaatcttttaacttttttttttctcctgttgtaGAAGCCAAGTTTCTCAGTCAGTATAAAAGAGCATTGTTTTCCTGTACAGGTTAAAGCTATTTGAATGTGAAAGTAGCTAAGAATGAGGCTCATGCTGATTGAACTCAGACTTAAAAGATGTTTCATCCTAAAGCATATTAAAAGTTGTAATGATTTACAGAGGTTTAAAGCAGTTGTTTTGCTATTCCAAAATACCTGATGTAACCATAGAGTAATAGGAAGTACTAGAGAGAATACTTTTGTAACTTATTCTTTCTTTGCCCCAGGAAAATCTGATGAACCAAATTGTGATTGTGACCAGTTTCATTGCGCTAATGGGAAGTGTATTCCAGAATCTTGGAAGTGTAATAATATGGATGAATGCGGAGACAATTCTGATGAAGAAATCTGTGCCAAAGCTAATCCTCCAacagtttcttcctttcaacCTTGTGCTAGCAATCATTTCCAGTGTCTTTCTCGCTTCACCAAGCTTTACACTTGCCTTCCAGAATCTTTAAAATGTGATGGTAACATCGATTGTCTTGACCTTGGAGATGAAATAGACTGTGAAGTGCCAACGTGTGGGCAGtggttgaaatatttttatggtaCTTTCAGTTCTCCCAATTATCCTGACTTCTATCCACCTGGAAGCAACTGCACCTGGCTGATAGACACTGGTGATCATCGCAAAGTAATTTTGCGATTCACTGATTTTAAACTCGACGGTACGGGTTTTGGAGACTATGTCAAAATATATGATGGGTTAGAGGAGAATCCACGGAGGCTGTTGCGTGTGCTAACAGCATTTGACTCTCATGCTCCCCTCACCGTTGTTTCATCTTCAGGACAAATAAGAGTGCATTTTTGTGCTGACAAAGTGAATGCTGCAAGAGGTTTCAATGCCACCTATCAAGTAGATGGCTTTTGTTTGCCCTGGGAAATTCCTTGTGGTGGAAATTGGGGTTGCTACACAGAGCAACAACGCTGCGATGGCTACTGGCACTGTCCAAATGGAAGGGATGAAACCAACTGCACCATGTGCCAAAGAGACGAGTTCCCATGTTCTCGAAATGGTGTTTGCTACCCTCGTTCAGATCGCTGCAACTACCAGAATCATTGCCCTAACggttcagatgaaaaaaattgttttttctgtcAGCCAGGAAATTTTCATTGTAAAAATAATCGCTGTGTTTTTGAGAGCTGGGTTTGTGATTCTCAAGACGACTGTGGTGATGGCAGTGATGAAGAAAATTGCCCGGTCATTGTGCCTACTAGAGTAATAACTGCAGCTGTAATCGGGAGCCTTATTTGCGGACTGCTGCTTGTCATTGCACTGGGGTGTACCTGTAAATTGTATTCACTCAGGATGTTTGAGAGAAGGTGAGTAGAACAGCTGGACTCAAGTActtagatttttaaattattttccatctttttattgttatacttgaaatattttaatattttattttttgaaagaagacagaaatattcTTATGATTACTTAACATTTTGGAGTTAAGCTTTCAGGTGATACCCAAAAGGAAGTATGGAGAAGCTGCATTTCTGGAATCAAGttaatgtttcagtttgtgtttaAGAgcatgtttcttcttttgtagATTCTGTCATGCCAGAATTATGCActcctcaattttttttttttataaagcaaTGTAAGCATCTCTAATGGTGCCTTTTATATTTAACCAAAGCTTTTGAGGAATTTATtgttgcagggttttttttgttgttcttctatGAGCTGGACAGACCTATAGGAATGACTACAAGaaattgctgtattttgaaCAAATTAAATAGACATTTTGTCAATTAAGGCTCAAttaaactaataaaaaaataaaatttcatctgCTGAAGGTTATTATTTTGGATTATAACAGGCAGATGTAGTTTTACTATTAAATATTCATCATAATCTTATGTATtaagaaatttcttttctctttgaaagatCATTTGAAACTCATTTGTCAAGGGTTGAAGCTGAACTGTTAAGAAGAGAAGCTCCTCCATCTTATGGACAGTTAATTGCCCAGGGTTTAATTCCACCAGTTGAAGACTTTCCAGTCTGTTCACCAAACCAGGTAAGATTTCAAAAAACAGGCAGACTGGTTAAAATTTAACAACACAAAAATCATGCTATTTTAGCTTccatgtgctttgttttgtttcgtatttcctttttttcctttcacactgATATGTTCTATTAAAGATTAGCTATTGGACAAAATCATATGGCAGCACCACATGGTTTACTTTGCAGGCATTTCTAAATTTCTGTTGAAACAACTcctttaatatatatatttttaaaaactggcTTTTGGTTAAAATAGACTGTTGTAAATGCTCCTATAATGCTCTACTTGAGTTGGTTTTGTGTTATGTGTTGCATTTAATACAGTAAAGTTTACTGTTGGCTCACGTTGGTGAGCATGTAAGAATCATTACTACACCATAAGTggaggatttttttctattttgaatgGAACtgatttcattacattttgccATAGATGTCAAGGATCTCTGTTGGAGGTGACACTTAACTTAATCTCTATGTTAAGCAGTCCTATGTTAGACAGTAACAAATAGTCACCTCTGTTAAATCCTAGGGAGTTTTGgggaaatttcttctttaaatccCAAACTTTTTGAGGCACGTTACAATGAACTCTGGTCTGAAAGCTACAGTGGTTACCTTACCTTCTTGTGAGATTGTGTGTAACAGATAGAAGTTCTGCACTGAATCTGAGGTTCTACTTTTCTGTCATCAGCGTTCCATATGAAAGTTACAGTGTATCttctttcacttctcttttATTCTAGAGGTCCTCGATTTGGGCGAAAATGAACCTTATCtacttcattgctttttttattcccttttttcttctgaacgtatctccttttcatttccctGGTCCTACTGTTTTTTCCTAAAGAGAGTCCAGGCATCTTTCAAACCTGCTTTGTTTCAAATAGCCTTTTGCTACACACACCAGATCTTTAATAGTAAAGACTCAATAATTTCTAATATTGAAGACTTTACCTTTGACCTTGCTGATACTATGTAGCTTGGCACAATAGCTGTCTTCATTCTTTTGTTAGATCAGTGCCAGAATACTGCCAGCACTTCATTGttgtttgtcttttcatttaGGCTTCAGTTCTGGAAAACCTGAGACTGGCAGTGCGATCTCAACTTGGATTTACTTCCATCAGACTTCCTATTGCTGGCAGATCAAGTAACATTTGGAATcgaatttttaattttgcaaggTCACGGCATTCAGGATCACTGGCATTGGTCTCAGCAGATGGAGATGATGTTGCCAGCCAAAGTACTAGTAGAGAAGCTGAAAGGAGTAATACTCACAGAAGCCTATTTTCAGTTGAATCTGATGATACAGatacagaaaatgagagaagagaCACAGCAGGAGCAGTTGGCGGCATTGCTGCTACCTTGCCTCAGAAAGTCCCACCTGCAACAGCAATAGAAGCCACAGTGGGAGCGTGTGGGAGTTCCTCTGCTCAGAGCGGCAGTGGTGGCAGCACAGAGAGTGGGAGAGAAGTGACGAGCGTGGAGCCCCCAGGCACGAGTCCTGCACGCCACCAGCTCACGAGTGCGCTAAGTCGTATGACTCAAGGCTTACGCTGGGTACGCTTTACGTTAGGCAGATCGAGCTCAGTGAATCAGAACCAAAGTCCTTTGAGACAGCTTGATAATGGGGTAAGTGGAAGAGAAGAGGATGATGATGTTGAAATGTTAATTCCAGTCTCTGATGTAGCATCAGACTTTGACGTGAATGACTGTTCAAGACCTCTGCTTGATCTCAGCTCAGATCAAGAACCAGGGCTTAGACAGCCTTACAGTGCAACACATCATGGTGTAAGGTCGTGCAATCGAGATGGCCCCTGTGAGAGCTGTGGCATCGTACACACTGCCCAGATACCTGACACTTGCTTAGAAGcaacagtgaaaaatgaaactaGTGACGATGAGGCATTATTACTCTGCTAGGTACGGGTTGTTTAGGAAAGATTGTGTACAAGTTGGAGCAATATCTGTCATTGTTTTGTACTTCACAGTTAAAACtagtttttagttttaaaaagtcCAGGACAACATTATGTTAAAACTATTTTAGACTGTGTGGTTGATTAAACATTTCTTATACTGGATGACTTTATGGAACTATTAGAGAGAACGTTTTAATGGCTCTGAATACACAATGTGTGTATCCAGTATAACCTGAGATTACTCTTTAAACTGAAGTTATCCCGGTTAGTTTCAAATTTAGTCTATTCCTGGTACTGTAGTTCAGAACAGAAACATGGCTGCTCAAGACTTATTTGGCTGCCTGTTTAACCCCGTATTAACAGGTGAATTTGTacagaattgttttcctttaggAATTGACTCTGTTGTATTATTGCCAACATACTTGTAACTTAATATACTAAATGCTGGTAAGGATTGTTAATGCAAAATATGTACTTTGAGTTTATACAACATTTTGTCTAAATATTCttggatttcattttaatgtgaaCTTATTTAAAGGGAGGAGAAGATTTCTCCAGGagcattctttttatttcagaagaacaaaatgcagtgaTTCATGAATTTTAGATAGATACAATAGATAAACTAGCAAAAGCTTTTATAGCACTGACTTTCCCAAGTGGCAATCTAATATGATACAGCCAAATAGTGCGTGAAGCCCCCAGTCATTAGTCTTTCCAATTTGAAGTAAAAAAGGGCCGAAGATATTACTGTGTGttagttttttaaaatatccaaTATGTACAAATACACTACAGAGTAAGTTCCAACTGGTAGTAGATCTTTCCCTAATACAAGGGTATAAAGCTTGTTTGGACTCAAGGGATTTGCACTAAAATCATATTAAGGTCTCTAAATGAGCTTAGTGCACAGGCACTATCACTTTAAGTACTATTATTGTCTAATATTGCAATGGCTATATATTTCCATGGCTCTTTTCTTGGGGTGttgcatttttattgcaatTGAATTTGCTTTACTAATTCCCTATTTATTcattgtatttaaaaactggTTTACTTGGTTGCAGACTggttgtttaaaacaaaaaaaaaacaaaaaaaatccctttctgtgtattttttttaatgatactTCATGTTGGAGCTAAACAGATTAGTGGAAAAAAGCTCACAACTTCCAATTTTGTGATAAGCAGGTTAATATGTGGTTACTGGCTTGACAACAAGAATCTAcaccttttaaaaacaaaaatgtcaactactgttttatttattctttgcCAGTCTGTTTTTAGTAGGCTTAAAGATCCAGTATGAAATGTATTTGTGTGTGATTGTATGctatttattaaattttaaatactttgttGAATGTCATTTTAAAGCATGTTTAAAGTCTTGTGCATTTCTGTCGTGTTATGCTGTCGGGCAGAACTGactaaaatgttttaatatgtatcaaaattaaattgaatttttgttatgtttttgaGGTACTTTTAAAGATAAATCCATGtctggctttttgttttactttctgaaaGTCTCATCTCTGAAGTACAAatcacatgcagaaaaaaaaagccaattgaACGGATTCAAAAGTGTATATTTCTGTCGTCTCCCTCTTCTCTTCATTTACAGATACAGggatgagaaaaataaacagttttacCATCTGGTGGATTTAATTCACAAGAGTAGTAGTAAATTCTGAGTTCAGGACACGGTTATGTAGATTTGTGCTTTTGAGGAACTTATGTGCAATACAGTTGTAAAAGATTTTATTATAAGAACCCACGCGGTTTCAAGTTTCAGAACAGATCACATCACACTGGTACCAGTTCAGGTACAGATTGGCCCATAGTTACACATACCTGAGTAAAAGTCATCGATGGCCATTTTTATTCACATTGAATAATATCTAAATCTGTGGGTAATCTTTAGTATGATTTCAGTGGCGTTGCTTATAGAGCAGGCAATTTTGCATATGAATGCGATAACACACTCTGAAATACATGTGAACAGTGTGTCCTGGTATAAAATACTGGGTTTTTAAAGCTTCCTAATTATCATTAGAAAGTGGTTATGGAAATGTTTGTCACTGAGGCAGatacattttgaagaaaaagtctTCATAGAATACCTTagttatatacacacacaaagtGATCTACAGTGGTTCCATGAAATGCCCCAACTAGCATGTACCTATGGTTTCCATAATGCAGATGTAAAGTAGAATACaatgtttaatttgttttaaagaataaatgCTACACATTAAACTGAAAAGTTGGATTTGATTGAGAATTTGgaaatttgtaaataaaaataatatttgtatGAGGCTCATTtgttgcagtgattttttttcttagtgattTTAAAGGGAGGGATAATTCTGATTGGGTTTACTTTTTAACTGAGAATTTTTGAAGTCGTGTTAATTTTATTTAGGAGCTGCTTTGAATTATCATTTTGTTTAAGTGATTTCTGATTTAGATCTGCAATGCTAGGACGTTGAAGAAAATTCAGCATGATTAACTGCGAAGTTATGTTCTGTAGTAAATCACTTTTAGctgaaagctttgaaaaatgtaaattactGTGATTTTTCTCCTCATGTGAAGCCTTCTAGGTGAGGAAGGAGTCtgtcactgtt
This window contains:
- the LRP12 gene encoding low-density lipoprotein receptor-related protein 12 isoform X2; translation: MWPVGLHTRNGALAEHSENVHISGVSTACGDIPEQIRSPSGTITSPGWPSEYPARINCSWYIHANPGEIITISFQDFDVQGSRRCSSDWLTIGSYKNIEGYRACGSSIPSPYISSQDHVWIRFHSDDSISRKGFRLAYFAGKSDEPNCDCDQFHCANGKCIPESWKCNNMDECGDNSDEEICAKANPPTVSSFQPCASNHFQCLSRFTKLYTCLPESLKCDGNIDCLDLGDEIDCEVPTCGQWLKYFYGTFSSPNYPDFYPPGSNCTWLIDTGDHRKVILRFTDFKLDGTGFGDYVKIYDGLEENPRRLLRVLTAFDSHAPLTVVSSSGQIRVHFCADKVNAARGFNATYQVDGFCLPWEIPCGGNWGCYTEQQRCDGYWHCPNGRDETNCTMCQRDEFPCSRNGVCYPRSDRCNYQNHCPNGSDEKNCFFCQPGNFHCKNNRCVFESWVCDSQDDCGDGSDEENCPVIVPTRVITAAVIGSLICGLLLVIALGCTCKLYSLRMFERRSFETHLSRVEAELLRREAPPSYGQLIAQGLIPPVEDFPVCSPNQASVLENLRLAVRSQLGFTSIRLPIAGRSSNIWNRIFNFARSRHSGSLALVSADGDDVASQSTSREAERSNTHRSLFSVESDDTDTENERRDTAGAVGGIAATLPQKVPPATAIEATVGACGSSSAQSGSGGSTESGREVTSVEPPGTSPARHQLTSALSRMTQGLRWVRFTLGRSSSVNQNQSPLRQLDNGVSGREEDDDVEMLIPVSDVASDFDVNDCSRPLLDLSSDQEPGLRQPYSATHHGVRSCNRDGPCESCGIVHTAQIPDTCLEATVKNETSDDEALLLC
- the LRP12 gene encoding low-density lipoprotein receptor-related protein 12 isoform X1, yielding MAPRGSAERFPAWRSAQLVFLVVSCCGNGALAEHSENVHISGVSTACGDIPEQIRSPSGTITSPGWPSEYPARINCSWYIHANPGEIITISFQDFDVQGSRRCSSDWLTIGSYKNIEGYRACGSSIPSPYISSQDHVWIRFHSDDSISRKGFRLAYFAGKSDEPNCDCDQFHCANGKCIPESWKCNNMDECGDNSDEEICAKANPPTVSSFQPCASNHFQCLSRFTKLYTCLPESLKCDGNIDCLDLGDEIDCEVPTCGQWLKYFYGTFSSPNYPDFYPPGSNCTWLIDTGDHRKVILRFTDFKLDGTGFGDYVKIYDGLEENPRRLLRVLTAFDSHAPLTVVSSSGQIRVHFCADKVNAARGFNATYQVDGFCLPWEIPCGGNWGCYTEQQRCDGYWHCPNGRDETNCTMCQRDEFPCSRNGVCYPRSDRCNYQNHCPNGSDEKNCFFCQPGNFHCKNNRCVFESWVCDSQDDCGDGSDEENCPVIVPTRVITAAVIGSLICGLLLVIALGCTCKLYSLRMFERRSFETHLSRVEAELLRREAPPSYGQLIAQGLIPPVEDFPVCSPNQASVLENLRLAVRSQLGFTSIRLPIAGRSSNIWNRIFNFARSRHSGSLALVSADGDDVASQSTSREAERSNTHRSLFSVESDDTDTENERRDTAGAVGGIAATLPQKVPPATAIEATVGACGSSSAQSGSGGSTESGREVTSVEPPGTSPARHQLTSALSRMTQGLRWVRFTLGRSSSVNQNQSPLRQLDNGVSGREEDDDVEMLIPVSDVASDFDVNDCSRPLLDLSSDQEPGLRQPYSATHHGVRSCNRDGPCESCGIVHTAQIPDTCLEATVKNETSDDEALLLC